TCCATTTCAGTTGCCGATTGGCGTCGAAGATGACTTCATCGGAATGGTTGACCTGATTCAGAACAAAGCTTTTCAGTTTGAAAAAGGCGACCCACTGGAAATTCCTATTCCAGCCAACCTTAAAGATGACATAGAAAAAGCCCGTCAGCAGTTAATCGAAAAGCTGGCCGATTTTGATGAGCAGGTGCTTGAACTTTTCCTCGAAGAGCAGCCCGTTCCGACGGAACTCCTGAAAAAAGCTGCCCGTGACGCTACGTTGAAACTTCTGATCACACCTGTGTTCTGCGGTGCTGCTTACAAAAATAAAGGGGTACAAAATCTTCTCGATGCCGTTATTGACTACCTGCCTTCACCCCTTGATATTGGAGCCGTCGTTGGTCTTGATGTGAACGATCCCGAAAAGACCCACACTCGCTGTCCTGCCGCAAAAGATCCTTTTTCAGGACTGGCTTTCAAACTGATCAATGATCCTTATGTGGGTCAGCAAACCTTCGTCCGTATTTTTTCAGGAACAATCAAAAGTGGGATTCAAATTTACAATCCCACCAAATTGAAGCATGAACGCGTTGGTCGTATTTTCCGGATCAAGGCAAAAGAACGTGTGGAGATTTCTGAAGCTGGTCCTGGCGACATTGTTGCGCTTGTCGGAATGAAGTTTACCAAAACGGGAGATACCCTTTGCGACAACGAGCATCCATTGCTCCTTGAAAACATTCACATTCCGCCCTCGGTGATTGAGCTGAAAATTAATCCGGCCAACCGGAAAGACCAGAGCAAACTGGGTGAGGCACTCTCTAAGCTCGCCAACGAAGACCCTTCATTCAACGTGCGGTTCAATGAAGAAACTGAAGAAACCATCGTATCGGGCATGGGCGAATTGCATCTCGAGATTCTGATCGACCGGTTAAAGGAAGAATTTGCTGTGGCTGTGGAAGTTGGCGAACCTTCGGTTGCTTATCGTGAAACCATCACTTCGGAAGTTGAGTACAACTATAAACACTCAAAGCAAACCGGTGGACGTGGTCAGTACGCTCATACCGTGATGCGTCTCGAACCTAATGATGGCAATGGTTTTGAGTTTGTTGACAAGATAAAGGGTGGTGTAATCCCTGCCGAGTTCGTCAGTTCGGTGAATAAGGGTATTATGAAAACTCTGCATGGTGGCGTGCTGGCCGGTTTCCCTGTGGTGGACGTTAAAGTGGTGCTGCTCGATGGCAGTTTCCACCCGGTTGACTCCTCGGATATGGCTTTCCAGACCTGTGCTTCGATCTGCTTCAAAAGCGGTTTTTTAAAAGGTTCTCCTATCCTCCTTGAGCCCATCATGAAAATCGAGATCAATACTCCCGATGATTATATTGGCAACGTGGTTGGCGATCTGAACAAGCGCAGGGGGAAAATCGACTCCATGCGCCGTTTCCGAAAAGGCGCCCAGAAAGTGAACGGTACGGTTCCTCTGATGGAAATGTTCGGATATGCTACTGCCCTTAGAAATGTTTCAAGTGGCAGGGCAAATTACTCCATGGAATTCTTCAAATATATGCCGGTTACACAAGCCATTCAGGAGCAGGTGATTAAAAAAGTAGAAGCACAGAGGCTGGCCAAAGAAAGCAGATAACCATCATTAGAAGAAATTTTTAGTAAAAAGGTGGTTCTTAGATCAGGCCACCTTTTTTTC
This window of the Bacteroidales bacterium genome carries:
- the fusA gene encoding elongation factor G, producing the protein MTLSKLRNMGIAAHIDAGKTTLSERILFYTGTTRKLGEVHDGQATMDFMKQEQERGITIASAAITCQWKDTQINLIDTPGHVDFTLEVERSLRVLDGMIAVFCAVGGVEPQSETVWNQADRYRVPRIAFINKMDRTGADFGEVVGQMNEYLDANAVPFQLPIGVEDDFIGMVDLIQNKAFQFEKGDPLEIPIPANLKDDIEKARQQLIEKLADFDEQVLELFLEEQPVPTELLKKAARDATLKLLITPVFCGAAYKNKGVQNLLDAVIDYLPSPLDIGAVVGLDVNDPEKTHTRCPAAKDPFSGLAFKLINDPYVGQQTFVRIFSGTIKSGIQIYNPTKLKHERVGRIFRIKAKERVEISEAGPGDIVALVGMKFTKTGDTLCDNEHPLLLENIHIPPSVIELKINPANRKDQSKLGEALSKLANEDPSFNVRFNEETEETIVSGMGELHLEILIDRLKEEFAVAVEVGEPSVAYRETITSEVEYNYKHSKQTGGRGQYAHTVMRLEPNDGNGFEFVDKIKGGVIPAEFVSSVNKGIMKTLHGGVLAGFPVVDVKVVLLDGSFHPVDSSDMAFQTCASICFKSGFLKGSPILLEPIMKIEINTPDDYIGNVVGDLNKRRGKIDSMRRFRKGAQKVNGTVPLMEMFGYATALRNVSSGRANYSMEFFKYMPVTQAIQEQVIKKVEAQRLAKESR